The following coding sequences are from one Luteolibacter yonseiensis window:
- a CDS encoding glucose-6-phosphate isomerase, which yields MSWQSYNQSLVRYPQHGFSLDLSLMDIAPGLVASLQPKIDKAFTDMAALEAGQIVNPDEGRMVGHYWLRNAALAPNEEVRRSITEPLENLKRFAEKVHTGAVSSPTGGNFQQVLLIGIGGSALGPQLVTEAIGQNARLALHFFDNTDPAGMDTVIARLSHTGLDKTLVLVISKSGGTAETRNGMLEAKAAYEAAGLDFGRHAVAVTGTGSKLDQYAAQQNFIARFPMEDWVGGRTSVLSTVGLVPAALQGLDIDALLAGAAAMDVETRKTEAAKNASMQLAIAWYSATNGKGEKDMVVLPYKDSLVLFSKYLQQLVMESLGKELDLDGNPVNQGIAVYGNKGSTDQHAYVQQLRDGVNNFFATFIEVRKGRSGNSIEVDPGTTTADYLQGFLRGTRKALHESGRKSLTISIPEVTPFQLGLLIALFERTVSFYASLVNINAYHQPGVEAGKKAAGAFIDTLNKVRGHITSWAKTAGEIATEIDADPEDVYHCLTHLSANGEVQISIGATPADDSFQI from the coding sequence ATGTCCTGGCAATCCTACAACCAAAGTCTCGTCCGATACCCGCAACACGGCTTCTCCCTCGACCTCTCGCTCATGGACATCGCGCCCGGGCTGGTCGCCTCGCTCCAGCCGAAGATCGACAAGGCGTTCACCGACATGGCCGCGCTTGAGGCCGGACAAATTGTCAACCCGGACGAAGGTCGCATGGTCGGTCACTACTGGCTCCGGAACGCCGCCCTGGCCCCAAATGAAGAAGTGCGCCGTTCCATCACCGAGCCGTTGGAAAACCTCAAGCGCTTCGCGGAAAAGGTCCACACCGGCGCGGTCTCCTCTCCGACGGGCGGAAATTTCCAACAGGTCCTGCTCATCGGCATCGGCGGTTCGGCCCTCGGTCCCCAGCTCGTCACCGAAGCCATCGGCCAGAACGCCCGGCTCGCGCTGCATTTCTTCGACAACACGGACCCCGCCGGCATGGACACGGTGATCGCCCGGCTCTCCCACACGGGACTCGACAAAACCCTCGTCCTGGTCATTTCCAAATCCGGCGGCACCGCCGAAACGCGGAATGGCATGCTGGAGGCAAAGGCCGCGTATGAAGCGGCGGGCCTCGACTTCGGCCGCCACGCCGTGGCCGTCACCGGGACCGGCTCCAAACTCGACCAATACGCCGCGCAACAGAATTTCATCGCCCGCTTCCCGATGGAAGACTGGGTCGGCGGGCGCACCTCCGTGCTCTCCACCGTGGGCCTCGTGCCTGCCGCCTTGCAAGGCCTCGACATCGATGCGCTGCTCGCAGGCGCCGCCGCGATGGACGTGGAGACCCGCAAGACAGAGGCCGCGAAGAACGCCTCCATGCAGCTCGCGATCGCCTGGTACAGCGCCACCAACGGCAAGGGTGAAAAGGATATGGTCGTCCTGCCCTACAAGGACTCGCTCGTCCTCTTTTCAAAATACCTGCAGCAGCTCGTCATGGAGTCGCTCGGCAAGGAACTGGACCTCGACGGCAACCCGGTGAACCAGGGCATCGCCGTTTATGGAAACAAGGGTTCCACCGACCAGCACGCCTACGTCCAACAGCTCCGCGACGGGGTGAACAACTTCTTCGCCACCTTCATCGAAGTCCGCAAGGGCCGCTCCGGAAACAGCATCGAGGTCGATCCCGGCACCACCACCGCCGACTACCTCCAGGGTTTCCTCCGCGGCACCCGCAAGGCTCTCCACGAGTCCGGCCGCAAGTCCCTCACCATTTCCATTCCGGAGGTCACTCCGTTCCAGCTCGGCCTGCTCATCGCCCTCTTCGAGCGCACCGTATCGTTCTATGCCTCGCTGGTGAACATCAACGCCTACCACCAGCCCGGTGTGGAAGCGGGTAAAAAAGCCGCCGGAGCCTTCATCGACACACTCAACAAGGTGCGCGGCCACATCACCTCATGGGCCAAGACCGCCGGGGAAATCGCCACCGAGATCGATGCGGATCCCGAGGATGTCTACCACTGCCTCACCCACCTCTCCGCGAACGGCGAGGTCCAGATCTCCATCGGCGCGACCCCTGCGGACGACAGCTTCCAGATCTGA
- a CDS encoding adenine phosphoribosyltransferase, which yields MSAALRSAIRDVVDFPKPGIIFKDITPVLADGKLFHEAISLLCDTTGGVRIDKVVGIDARGFIFAAAVADRLGAGFIPVRKKGKLPWKTHEASYSLEYGENVVELHQDAIRPGETILMVDDLLATGGTAAAAVELLETLGADLVGISVLIELGFLNGREKLARHTVNSIITY from the coding sequence ATGTCCGCCGCCCTCCGCTCCGCCATCCGTGATGTGGTCGATTTTCCCAAGCCCGGGATCATTTTCAAGGACATCACCCCGGTGCTGGCGGATGGGAAGCTTTTCCACGAGGCCATCTCACTGCTTTGCGACACCACCGGCGGGGTGAGGATCGACAAGGTCGTCGGCATCGACGCACGTGGTTTTATCTTCGCGGCGGCGGTCGCGGACCGGCTCGGCGCGGGATTCATTCCGGTGCGGAAAAAAGGCAAGCTTCCGTGGAAGACCCACGAAGCCTCCTACTCGTTGGAATATGGCGAGAACGTCGTGGAACTCCACCAGGACGCCATCCGCCCCGGTGAGACGATCCTGATGGTGGACGACCTGCTCGCCACCGGAGGCACGGCTGCGGCCGCGGTGGAGTTGCTAGAAACGCTCGGCGCGGACCTTGTCGGCATCTCGGTGCTGATCGAGCTGGGCTTCCTCAATGGCCGCGAAAAACTCGCTCGCCACACTGTGAATTCCATCATCACCTATTAA